TTACTAACAATCAATATTCAATGTTAGAACAATATAGCGGTTTCGAGGcgagtaaagtacaatttaccgttgatTCGTCCCACCCTTCAGTGCTTGTGATGTGATTCTGGCAACATCATAACTTTACTAATTACCCATGTTGTTTTGGGAATTTAAAACCCTTGTATTTTTGAGATGTTTCTAACTTTCAATTTTTGCATTACAATGTGTGGGATTGTTTTATTATCCCTGCAGTGATAAGATGTTTTCAATATGAGTTTAAcattctaatatttttacctagTTGAAAGTAATTATTAAGTCCCCAAGAAAACACCTCTCCTGTACTTGCTTCCAGGGCATATGTTGCAAACTGACTGGCCCATATGTCACTGAAAACTGTCTTCCTCCTCCTACATTTCACTTTGGCTGGAGTCAAGATAAATCCTGAACAAAAAGGATGTTGATTTAAAATCACATAAACCCAATGAcgaaatatattgataaaatatcaaGTTCTAAATATTCACacagaaagaaataaaaagaaatattatttctgCTATGTTGCCTTTGGTATTGATTATAGAAGTGATTCGTATGTTTTATCATTTCCATGGAAATTTAGCATGGTACTTAAAATGTTAGTTATCTGCCTTGCTAGAATTGTCTATTTAAATCATATAAAGCACaagtttttcatttgaacattttatttatttttatgcaGATGACTGGTCTGTCATATGTTATAATAGGCATTCAtcacaatattattttattatcatagtatttattgtatgaaaaatgattttgatcAAGTAAGTGCAACAATAAATTCACACTAACTGCTGAAGTGAAAAGCACCAAGATAACCACTACAATACATTAACagtagggctgaaacgattagtcgaataatcggaggcgattagattaatgaaactaattgctgataatcgattaaagattttatttatcGTTGCATGCACAGCAAGTGCATTATAAGCTGAAtaaacacgttgacagatcatggatttctgaggAAGCCATTCTGACTGTAGTTTCATCCCTTTATGTACACgttttgaactcaacaaagcatatatgatTATGACAGAgatgaaaatgcaaaattttgaaaaaggctgaaatatatatttttggggGAAATTATATGGAATTACAGGTACCATGAACCTATTTTCTGaaagtcaaaaaggctgaaatcagCCAATTGGCTGAACATTTTCATCCCTGTtatgatgtgagaaatacttgttaaattagtctctgtggaagttaaagtcattaatcaatgagaAAGTGaatgtcatgagaaagcttgcaacacgTTGTTTgccaattttcactagcgatcgGTTTCCATGTTGTTACGTCCGGGAGGCATGAGTAGTcatgaacattttaattttactgtTGCATGTGTTTTTCATAAAAAAGGAATGTTTTTGCTCATATTCCAATAGAAGATAcgagttgttgatttatttcatttctttgatcatggaaataaaaaagttcattgacgaaaatttggtcatgtcgcTCCGTGGCGATCCtgatttggttgattagtcgtacgtgtgaaggtcacgtcaaaacagCGGGTTAAAACGATGTTACAGAGGATGATACAGGAACGGAATTCAGGgcttatttgggataaaatatgtttgttttgtcaataaatctattcttatttattggtaggcttatattatGTAAGGCATGTGCTCTGTCATATCGATACCAAAACATGGcggacgttttcagtagtcagtagtGAGACATTATAGACTTTATCTAAAATCTAGTTGCCGTCAGTTCAAGTGATTAATCGATTAATAATCGATAacatgtgaccgaataatcgaatacaaaaattacttatcGTTTAAGCCCTAATTAACAGTATGTATTTCATGGTTTTTCTATGAACAGTACAATAGTACTATATTTTACCTAATCCTTTTCTGCCTCCTCTGGAGGTGAAACACTCGGCCACTCGCCCCAACTGTCCTTGTTCAGCACACCCTGGAATACATCATTACAATTTGGATCAGATTTGATAATTAAACAATAATGGTGTAAGGATTTACTGATGCATCGAACTGTGTGCAATTTCTTAGTATCGTGATaccttaaaaaaaaataattaaacattggattatctccctttgtcaACGCCAGCCAAACGTTTGTTGGTAACAAAGTAGCAGGATCCCATGAGaatcaaaacaataaatttGTGTCAATGCCTGTGGCATATCAGGCTGCTTGTTGGTCTTATTTTAAGTTTCTGTCTACTAAATCTAGTAACGGAACATGGGAATAAATACACGGAAAATAACTAAAACTCATTATActaaaataactaaaataatCCGGAAATACAACCAACCtaacaacaaacacatttacaATGACACCACGGCATATGAAGTGTCTATCAAAATATCGTGATATGTATCATGAACCCTGTATCATgatacatattgtattgtcaCATACCTTGCAAAACACAACACTATTAAACAATAATTCCTTCATCAAAGATCAGCATCATTTACCAGCCAAGTCAAAAACATGGATAATGTTAGTTggataaaatatattcaagaaTTAGATGTTTCTTTAAAGATACATATACAGGGAAATATAAAGGGCTCCCATCAAAATGATCTCTAAAACATCTAGAATATGGGTATCATTGATTTCACgattcaaacaaaatatatacttttgatATGGAGGATTTCAAATTTGCCTCACAGAAGCCACCAAACAAGTATCTGATTCAAACAACTGAACTGCCTTTTGTTAGACATTCTAGAAGTTCTTCAGTAGCCTAGGATATGTTATATTGATCCTGTCACCAATATAAACATTCCACCTACCCCATGTGTAAATCTCTCCTTTGTCTGTCAGACACACGAGATGATCCCCACCAGATGTAACCTTGACGATGGTTTCATTATGTAATACTTCCACTGGTTCCTTCTGCACGCCCTCAGGTGTTAGCCCTATAGAGCCATTGGAATCCTGGGATTAagaataattttcatattcaaagGGACATTGAACAAATCTTGCTTCAAAGACACTGGCATAATAGAAATAAATCTTTTGTTGAAAGGTAAAAGTTACTGTATTGGactcattattttaaaaaatatggcTCAGGCAATGATGCAAAGGGTCATTGCCCTTAACATTTGAAAACATGGAATTTGTTTTACCCCATTTCATCATATCATCACTGTTTACTGTTGTTTTTCTTTGCCGGAGAGAGAAAGTTGTAGCTTTTCATCAATCTTTCTGTTATCTGTATACTTGTGATAATGTTAATTGTGACTTACTCTGAAGTTACCCCATATATAGAGTCGACCATCATCAGTCAGAGCGGCGCTGTGACTATCGCCTGCACTAGCCTGGACCACTTTAGCTCCCAGAGCAACTTTTCCTGGCAGCATCTCGGATCCTTCCTCCGATGTGTCTCTTCCTAGGGAGCCATCATCATTGCAGCCAAATGTTATTACCTGAAAAATCAAATTATGTTTGTATCATAAAAACGCAAATATCACTACCAGGTGGTTATATTCAGGTAGGTTATAGTAAATAACCTCCCCTTCTGATATTTAATATGAATAAACCCATTCCGTCTTCACATATTAGTTACCTCTCTTGCGGGTAGGTCTCCCATTGtgacttcattattttgtgagtgaaacttgcatcgttttctctaaaaagtatTACGTTATACTCACATATAATTCAATACCTATTACCTAcctgcaagtgcagataactctgtaatatgcaaatgcagaaaaCAGCTGTTCTGTTAATTTTATTCACACTGGTACTCCTTGGTCCCTGCttatacatattgcattttgagtgTCTAACTCCCTAGATTTGTGGAATACACAAagcaaattgtattttttaatgtttataaaaattttCTGCTGTTTGAATCAGTCTGGTGCTCACCTCTCCTTTTGCAGTCACACAAACTGTATGCATGCCACCACACACAACTTGAATAACTTTTTCATCTACACCAGACAAAAGGGTAGGTCTGGCCCTCTCCAGTACATCCTCACCGAGACCTAGCTGACCAACATCTCCTTCCCCCAGAACAAGCACCACGCCTTCCTCACATCTGTGGGAACAGTGTCCTACTGCAAACAAGGTacaataatgtaatgttagaATATAGTGAAAAGTTTACAGAAAGAGtaaatttaacttaattttgatttattttagataataataaatatagaccgagataaaaaaaaaatccagaaaactTTGTATATGCATTCAACGCAATTGACAAATTTATGACTATTGGTTGTGTAAATAATGTGCAGGAACATTAAGAAGTCACAATTCGTGACACAATACCTAGAGGTTTATTTAGCTAGTGATCATGACCATGTATCGGAATGGAATTGAATCAActaaatatttcttttcttttattcaGGATTTTTGTTTGAACTTACTAAAATGGTACATGAATGTCTCAAAAAAGTCTTTTGAAATAACTTTggtgttgaaatgaaatttttgtGACTGAAGTGTAAGCAGCTAGTATTTATCACTGAACATGAGGCAACCTGatcaattattaattaattgtcaGCGTTTCAACCCCATTTCATTTGCAAACGACTTCCTCATTTATGGaaaattttggacaaaattTCTATGAACAAAATGTTCCATTCATGAATCATGGGTTTGGGAAGCATATTAGCAGAAAAAATGGGGTCCTTTTCATCTTTGATGTTATCGAAAAGTTGAAGCTATGATTGCCCTAAgtattttatttatacttttatGTCTCTTTGTTTCTCCGGCTGTGCTCCCCTCTGACTCTCTTGATCTCTTTTTTCCTCTACCAGGCATgatctgaaataaaaacaccAGTTTCAAACTTTAGATGGCAACTTATTATATTAACCCTTGTTACGTACATACGTCTATTACAGATGGTTAGATAAGAATGAAGTAGCATGTAGTAACCAGTGATTTTGACCAGAAATCAATTATTTGTATCTATTGAGTATCAATTTGGAAATGTCTAACCCCCTCCCCCCTTCAACTCAACTTTCAATTTTAATAACAAAATCACTCTTCAATACTGTCGGTATGCACTTTGCTATTCAAAAACATACCCAGTCGAATATGACTTAAGTAACTTAAGTTTCTGAAAGCAATTGTAAACGTGTTACATAACACATTGGCTACTGAAGACTGGGATTGAGGGTCAGCTGTTCGGTAAAAAATTTAACATTGAATTTCAACATCTGAGCATCGATGGTGTCACTGTGTGATCGGTGAATTCAACAGTAACGCCTGGCACACAGGTTGATCAAAAACATTTCAGTGATAAACTATTGGATACACAACTCGTCTTCCAATTTTTGAGTTTTATAGATAGATACACTCACCTTTTCTAGTCTTATTACTAACGCCTCGTGTTTTGGTTTTGAAAATGACGATTCCCGCCACGCATGCGCATTATGAGTTACCCAAGAACCAACAGCACATTAAAACGTTTCAAAGTTGAAATTGATTTCTGTATATCACCCTTGGATTAtcaataatgataatttgttgttAAGAACGTAATTTGAAGTTCTGAGTATAATAAACGTCTTATTAAGATAGTGTAATTTGTAATCGTTCAACTAGAATATGGTAAAACTAACCGGAAGTTGTGGCTAAAAACGCCGAAAGAACTTCGTTGTGTGACTGAAATTCAGAAATTTCTGCTGAAACGTTGGTTATACGACAAACGACAAATACATCTTTCTCCTAGCGGAGAGTTTCTTTGTGTGCATGAACAATGGGTGACCGTTACAATATACACAGTCAACTAGAACATCTTCAATCCAAATACATTGGGACCGGTCATGCCGACACAAATAAATGGGAATGGTTAACAAACCAACACAGAGACAGTTATGCATCATATCTTGGCCATACTGATATGCTCAATTACTTCGCTCTTGCCGAAAATGAAGCAAAAGCAAGAGTTAAATTCAATTTGATGGAGAGGATGTTACAGCCTTGCGGACCACCCCCAGAAAGACCAGAGGACTAAACGACCATACATGAAGATTCGTTTTATATAACATGAAAAATGAGCGGCATTCATTCATGAACACAGATCTGGCTGCAGACATTCAAATGGATTTTGAAATAcgcaaaataaaattgttagtTGGAGAAAGGAagaacatgatttttttatgttgattaTTGACCATTGTGTATCTGAGCATGAGGATGAACTTCAAACAATTCTGGCAGAATAAAGTTACTGAATGCTTTATTACACAACGAGAAACAATTTAACAGTATTCATACATCTTTTTGTGCACTTCGTGTTGCACTAGGCTCAGTAGTCATCAACAAGAAAAATGAATGGTTCAGCATTAACATGCGAATGTGaaattgtacactgtatatgaaTTGTCttgatttttcaaaaataaataattgtgtAACTAATTTATTGTAATGaacttgttttgttttgttgacGTGAATTGTGGAAAGAAAGACTAGAGTATTACAATTGTTgagtatcaaattaaaattgaagCAGGATTTGACTGGTTACGGTCAGGTTGCTACATTTTCATCTGTTACAAATTTCATGTTTGATTTTCTAGAGATGAATATTAAGGTTCAGATATATAAAGTTCTTACATAATTGACAAGTACAGAGTTGGTATAACTGCAGCTAGAGACTACTTGATGAGCTTCAATTTATATTACCAATAACTGATCATGATTTGTGTAGCAGCAGTTACATAATTGCATTGCTCAAATAACAAATctcaaaagaaataaagaaataaccTGCGACTTcactgtagtatatatataactttactTTTTCACACAATCCATGCGCGTCCTTGCCAATCCACCTCATCATTATCGATGGATTTGTGTGTAACATAAGAAGAAAGGCATATGTTTTAATGTGTTGAACCAATGTTTGCCCATGTCCAGTTTTGATCAAATTAATTAATAGATAATTTATACAAAGATGACAATTTAAATAATTGGGCTGAAACATTGCTAATTGTTTCCCTTCTTTTTCCCagatagtacatgtattatgatattttgGACATGTAAAGAAGTAAATTGAACCAGTTGAGCATATAATCCTTTCCTGTTTACACCATTGACAGGAAGCAAGAGATTATCTTTGACACTTACATTCACAACTCAAAACTAATACTTTTGTTATTATAGAAATAAAATCTGGTTCCCATGTATTTTAAATACCAATTAATCTTATAGCAATAATCCAAGAAcaaaattttcattcaaaacaaatttatttttatgaatagAAAAATGAACAATGAGATGACAAAATTATTAATGATTCCTTTGTGTCTTGCCTAGACTTCTCTCAATCCGTATGCAATATAAAATGacccaaatacatgtatacaatatagtTTCAACATGTAAGGATTTTGCATCACATGAAAGGTACACAGGACATGTATATCTACAAAGCAACAGGTGTTTCTTGTTGTGTACCTAAATGTCAACCAAAAGTATAACCtattaggtacatgtatatataccggTACATCTTAACAGTTACAAGAACATACATCATATCAATCAAAACTGaacaatatacacacacacattatgttacatgtacagtTATTGTCAACACAGAACTGTAAAATGTTTTCTTACATAGCTACAGTGAAATGACCCTGCTACAGACAATATCGACAGGTAAATGTAACTTGTCAGTAAATTCTAATTATTTGACTT
This portion of the Argopecten irradians isolate NY chromosome 6, Ai_NY, whole genome shotgun sequence genome encodes:
- the LOC138325139 gene encoding regulator of chromosome condensation-like, encoding MPGRGKKRSRESEGSTAGETKRHKIGHCSHRCEEGVVLVLGEGDVGQLGLGEDVLERARPTLLSGVDEKVIQVVCGGMHTVCVTAKGEVITFGCNDDGSLGRDTSEEGSEMLPGKVALGAKVVQASAGDSHSAALTDDGRLYIWGNFRDSNGSIGLTPEGVQKEPVEVLHNETIVKVTSGGDHLVCLTDKGEIYTWGCAEQGQLGRVAECFTSRGGRKGLGFILTPAKVKCRRRKTVFSDIWASQFATYALEASTGEVFSWGLNNYFQLGFSDMQNRFVPERVRSFSDKKWMKLDGGQHHTVSMDTDGKVYTLGRSEYGRLGLGEDVKSEKSEPTVVAGVPEDCTDIAAGQSVSFALTKSGTVYGWGMGTSQQLGVGNDEDAWVPTKMGGKQLENRSVLMVSSGGQHTVLLAKDKPTS